In Plodia interpunctella isolate USDA-ARS_2022_Savannah chromosome 22, ilPloInte3.2, whole genome shotgun sequence, the following proteins share a genomic window:
- the LOC128679695 gene encoding transient receptor potential channel pyrexia-like isoform X3 has translation MEMSTLKDVEQGVPEEKESQEPLLGTIYESGRPPRKPPTNLPHFDTWTFNRHHPSNPNMDSTPSSAPSTVNNTPLTESADNLPKKWRRSDRRLRRLNTELLEAIETHDVEEVERLLKAGANPNATCRLDLVSACHIAALNVNETLALLLKFGAEKYRQDTLGRTPLHLAAWAGNAKQMAILLDFPEDVHDRVLNDGLSSDVEEDVRKLCEKTRTLANVRCDLGEVKAVLPSTWKDNIDHNCKDIKGCLPLLQAGWTPLHVASSCARLHCTRLLLAAGADPNICDVKGRTALDVVGSAIYFDQEVNSQYFTEVIQMLLEAGAQFNTMKVKGLNNVDSPLHTAIALENLDAVNELLNAGASNACLNAAGQTPLHVCIVKQFEECLQVLANYGNNDIDPLCASVDVKDRDGHTVLQAAVEAAWVPGVCVALEAGADVTLKANDGETPIHSAAALGNLDVLNEILSIAKQKDALNYQNEEGETALFKAVKHGHKDCVEAILNEGASLKITLPGDVNVLHVAAEAGYTEILKFLIEYDEEITYEMINALTAGDRRGFGPIHFAVSEDNIECVKLLLSKRADVRLRTTCSPHKSSTPLHVAAVKNLVEIAKVILNFDKTTIYEVNSMGWFPLHTASHHGSRDIITLLLREGADLSGYTDGPKKFKRTAMDMIVNNLSKPAEFMEDVFDSYISTNNLNLQEPNCEITIDYRILMPSVCEMEQMKVIEALLKTGNRYGQKRLLVHPLVESFLYLKWKALLPFFYTIIAVYAFFVMSLTVFVVSVFFYRDTRDVAPVWLNPSVWGYVMYGSICLILIQEMLYMNVKSSRYFLQLETWVKFGSLGLAMILPLAIFIVTAWSDDEWPRHVATLALLLSWLEMMFLLSRFPNWGYYVLMFGKVASNVVKILLTFAFLVIGFSLSFMIQFHSQMPFESPWAAMVKTVVMMTSEFDYEALFDEEHSANLATSLVIVRVIFLIFLILAAIVLMNLMVGVAVNDINDLEVLGNIRRLAKQVEFLSTLDTLVYNRVFKKLLPTKVNNSIKTKRNVRCVLTLNPGKPKWRHYKIMPSRIRDAIFEKAMRQKKQKDDEMGIQDFKCKIEEIYNAIVMDTEKRKEIEDRIREGPALNRTRHEDIMRHLNDIDDEMTEMKDKMTTYAESTKSPIDELNVKMDQMSLEIEAIKQFLSRLETKIGRL, from the exons ATGTGGAACAAGGGGTCCCAGAGGAGAAGGAGAGCCAGGAACCACTCCTCGGGACCATCTACGAGAGCGGGCGACCCCCCCGGAAACCTCCTACCAACTTGCCCCATTTCGACACGTG GACCTTCAACCGCCACCATCCATCAAACCCCAACATGGACTCCACTCCATCATCAGCGCCATCGACCGTCAACAACACACCGCTGACGGAGAGCGCGGACAACTTGCCCAAGAAATGGAGACGAAGTGATAGGAGATTGAGGAGGCTGAACACTGAGCTGCTTGAGGCTATTGAGACTCATGATGTTGAGGAGGTTGAAAG ACTTCTCAAAGCAGGCGCGAACCCAAACGCCACCTGCCGCCTTGACCTGGTGTCAGCGTGCCACATAGCTGCCCTGAACGTGAACGAAACACTAGCCTTGCTCCTCAAGTTTGGCGCCGAGAAATATAGACAGGACACCCTGGGCAGGACGCCATTGCACTTGGCAGCTTGGGCTGGGAATGCTAAGCAGATGGCGATCCTTCTGGATTTCCCTGAAG ATGTCCACGACAGAGTCCTGAACGATGGACTATCGTCAGACGTGGAGGAAGACGTAAGGAAGCTATGCGAGAAGACCAGAACCCTCGCCAACGTAAGGTGCGATCTGGGAGAGGTTAAGGCTGTACTGCCCAGCACTTGGAAGGACAACATCGATCATAACTGCAAGGATATTAAAGGATGT CTGCCTCTACTCCAAGCTGGTTGGACGCCCCTCCACGTGGCGTCGTCGTGCGCAAGATTGCACTGCACCCGTCTGCTGCTGGCAGCTGGAGCCGATCCCAACATCTGCGATGTGAAAGGAAGAACTGCCCTGGACGTGGTGGGCTCAGCTATCTACTTCGATCAAGAAGTCAATTCTcaata TTTCACAGAAGTAATACAAATGCTGCTGGAGGCTGGCGCGCAGTTCAACACGATGAAGGTCAAAGGGCTCAATAATGTGGACTCCCCCCTCCACACAGCCATAGCCCTGGAGAACTTGGACGCTGTCAATGAGCTGCTGAATGCTGGTGCTTCTAATGCCTGCTTAAACGCAGCTGGACAGACGCCGTTACATGTCTGCATTGTGAAGCAGTTCGAGGAGTGTCTTCAG GTTCTAGCAAACTATGGGAACAACGACATAGACCCGTTGTGCGCATCAGTCGACGTGAAGGACCGTGACGGCCACACTGTGCTGCAGGCGGCGGTTGAGGCGGCGTGGGTGCCTGGTGTGTGCGTGGCTTTAGAGGCTGGGGCTGATGTCACTTTGAAG GCAAATGATGGCGAAACACCAATCCACTCAGCAGCCGCTCTCGGAAACCTAGATGTACTCAATGAAATCCTCAGCATTGCTAAACAGAAAGACGCTCTCAACTATCAGAACGAAGAAGGAGAAACAGCATTATTCAAAGCTGTTAAACATGGTCACAAAGACTGTGTTGAAGCTATACTTAATGAAGGAGCATCTCTTAAAATTACTCTACCAGGAGACGTTAATGTTTTACATGTAGCTGCCGAAGCTGGCTATACAGAAATTTTAAAGTTCTTAATAGAATACGATGAAGAAATAACATACGAAATGATAAATGCTTTAACAGCCGGTGATAGAAGAGGATTTGGTCCAATACATTTTGCTGTTTCAGAAGATAATATTGAGTGTGTTAAATTGTTACTTTCTAAAAGAGCCGACGTTAGGTTGAGGACGACGTGTAGTCCACATAAGTCGTCAACACCTTTACACGTAGCAGCCGTGAAAAATTTGGTCGAAATTGCTaaagtgattttaaattttgataaaactacAATTTACGAAGTTAATAGTATGGGTTGGTTTCCTTTGCATACTGCTAGTCATCATGGAAGTAGGGATATAATTACACTTTTGTTACGTGAAGGAGCAGACTTATCCGGGTACACTGATGGCCCTAAGAAGTTTAAAAGAACAGCAATGGATATGATTGTCAACAACTTGTCCAAACCTGCAGAATTTATGGAAGATGTCTTCGATTCATACATATCGACAAATAATTTGAATCTTCAAGAGCCTAATTGTGAAATCACAATAGATTATAGAATACTTATGCCTAGTGTTTGTGAAATGGAACAAATGAAAGTAATAGAGGCTCTGCTGAAGACAGGCAATAGATATGGCCAGAAGAGATTGTTAGTTCATCCATTAGTGGAAAGTTTCCTATATTTGAAGTGGAAGGCGTTGCTGCCATTTTTCTACACGATAATAGCTGTCTATGCATTCTTCGTGATGTCGTTGACTGTTTTTGTGGTGTCTGTGTTCTTTTATAGGGACACGAGGGATGTAGCACCAGTGTGGTTGAATCCTAGTGTGTGGGGCTACGTCATGTATGGTTCGATCTGCCTGATTCTAATACAG GAAATGTTGTATATGAACGTGAAGTCTAGTAGATACTTCCTCCAACTGGAAACCTGGGTGAAGTTCGGATCCCTAGGTCTGGCAATGATCTTGCCGCTGGCCATCTTCATAGTGACAGCGTGGTCTGACGACGAATGGCCGAGGCATGTGGCAACCCTGGCGCTGTTGTTGTCCTGGCTGGAGATGATGTTTCTGCTGTCCAGGTTTCCCAATTGGGGATACTATGTACTGATGTTTGGGAAGGTTGCCTCAAACGTCGTCAAG ATCCTGCTGACATTTGCTTTCCTGGTGATCGGATTCTCTCTCAGTTTCATGATCCAATTCCACTCTCAGATGCCGTTTGAGAGCCCCTGGGCGGCCATGGTGAAGACAGTCGTCATGATGACGTCAGAATTCGACTATGAAGCTCTTTTCGACGAAGAACATTCTGCCAATCTAGCCACATCACTCGTCATTGTCAGagtgatatttttaatctttctAATTCTCGCTGCTAtagttttaatgaatttaatgGTTGGTGTTGCAGTTAATGATATCAATGATTTGGAAGTTCTAGGAAATATCAGAAGACTAGCAAAGCAAGTGGAATTCTTAAGTACTTTAGACACACTCGTCTACAACAGGGTCTTCAAGAAACTATTGCCAACAAAAGTGAATAACAGTATAAAAACGAAAAGGAATGTTAGGTGTGTATTGACGCTGAATCCTGGCAAACCAAAATGGAggcattacaaaattatgccGTCAAGAATACGTGACGCGATCTTCGAAAAGGCAATGAGGCAGAAGAAACAGAAAGACGATGAGATGGgtatacaagattttaaatgTAAGATTGAAGAGATATACAATGCAATTGTTATGGATacagaaaaaagaaaagagatAGAAGATAGAATAAGAGAAGGACCAGCTTTGAATAGAACGAGACATGAAGATATAATGAGACATCTGaatgatatagatgacgaaatgACAGAGATGAAAGATAAGATGACCACTTACGCAGAAAGCACAAAATCGCCTATAGATGAATTGAATGTGAAAATGGATCAGATGTCTTTGGAAATAGAAGCGATCaagcagtttttgagtagGTTAGAAACTAAAATAGGAaggttataa
- the LOC128679697 gene encoding dynein light chain roadblock-type 2-like has protein sequence MEIAQNFMGPGAKATMQRINENGNVVGTIIVNMEGFPETTTLDSLTAATYSTHMRNLSHHSSNMLKEIDVTDDLMVVRLVSRKTEAVVVPDAEFHLIVVMRRT, from the exons ATGGAAATTGCTCAGAATTTTATG GGCCCTGGTGCAAAAGCTACCATGCAGAGGATCAACGAAAATGGGAATGTAGTCGGGACTATCATAGTTAACATGGAAG GCTTCCCGGAGACCACAACCCTGGACAGCTTGACAGCAGCCACGTACTCCACACATATGAGAAATCTTTCTCATCATTCTAGCAATATGTTGAAAGAGATT gATGTGACAGACGACCTGATGGTGGTGCGACTGGTGTCCAGAAAGACCGAGGCTGTGGTGGTACCCGACGCTGAGTTCCATCTGATAGTCGTCATGAGGCGAACGTGA
- the LOC128679695 gene encoding transient receptor potential channel pyrexia-like isoform X1, which produces MFPFAFGVVMPGNQGSDVEQGVPEEKESQEPLLGTIYESGRPPRKPPTNLPHFDTWTFNRHHPSNPNMDSTPSSAPSTVNNTPLTESADNLPKKWRRSDRRLRRLNTELLEAIETHDVEEVERLLKAGANPNATCRLDLVSACHIAALNVNETLALLLKFGAEKYRQDTLGRTPLHLAAWAGNAKQMAILLDFPEDVHDRVLNDGLSSDVEEDVRKLCEKTRTLANVRCDLGEVKAVLPSTWKDNIDHNCKDIKGCLPLLQAGWTPLHVASSCARLHCTRLLLAAGADPNICDVKGRTALDVVGSAIYFDQEVNSQYFTEVIQMLLEAGAQFNTMKVKGLNNVDSPLHTAIALENLDAVNELLNAGASNACLNAAGQTPLHVCIVKQFEECLQVLANYGNNDIDPLCASVDVKDRDGHTVLQAAVEAAWVPGVCVALEAGADVTLKANDGETPIHSAAALGNLDVLNEILSIAKQKDALNYQNEEGETALFKAVKHGHKDCVEAILNEGASLKITLPGDVNVLHVAAEAGYTEILKFLIEYDEEITYEMINALTAGDRRGFGPIHFAVSEDNIECVKLLLSKRADVRLRTTCSPHKSSTPLHVAAVKNLVEIAKVILNFDKTTIYEVNSMGWFPLHTASHHGSRDIITLLLREGADLSGYTDGPKKFKRTAMDMIVNNLSKPAEFMEDVFDSYISTNNLNLQEPNCEITIDYRILMPSVCEMEQMKVIEALLKTGNRYGQKRLLVHPLVESFLYLKWKALLPFFYTIIAVYAFFVMSLTVFVVSVFFYRDTRDVAPVWLNPSVWGYVMYGSICLILIQEMLYMNVKSSRYFLQLETWVKFGSLGLAMILPLAIFIVTAWSDDEWPRHVATLALLLSWLEMMFLLSRFPNWGYYVLMFGKVASNVVKILLTFAFLVIGFSLSFMIQFHSQMPFESPWAAMVKTVVMMTSEFDYEALFDEEHSANLATSLVIVRVIFLIFLILAAIVLMNLMVGVAVNDINDLEVLGNIRRLAKQVEFLSTLDTLVYNRVFKKLLPTKVNNSIKTKRNVRCVLTLNPGKPKWRHYKIMPSRIRDAIFEKAMRQKKQKDDEMGIQDFKCKIEEIYNAIVMDTEKRKEIEDRIREGPALNRTRHEDIMRHLNDIDDEMTEMKDKMTTYAESTKSPIDELNVKMDQMSLEIEAIKQFLSRLETKIGRL; this is translated from the exons ATGTTTCCGTTTGCTTTCGGGGTTGTGATGCCGGGGAACCAGGGCTCAG ATGTGGAACAAGGGGTCCCAGAGGAGAAGGAGAGCCAGGAACCACTCCTCGGGACCATCTACGAGAGCGGGCGACCCCCCCGGAAACCTCCTACCAACTTGCCCCATTTCGACACGTG GACCTTCAACCGCCACCATCCATCAAACCCCAACATGGACTCCACTCCATCATCAGCGCCATCGACCGTCAACAACACACCGCTGACGGAGAGCGCGGACAACTTGCCCAAGAAATGGAGACGAAGTGATAGGAGATTGAGGAGGCTGAACACTGAGCTGCTTGAGGCTATTGAGACTCATGATGTTGAGGAGGTTGAAAG ACTTCTCAAAGCAGGCGCGAACCCAAACGCCACCTGCCGCCTTGACCTGGTGTCAGCGTGCCACATAGCTGCCCTGAACGTGAACGAAACACTAGCCTTGCTCCTCAAGTTTGGCGCCGAGAAATATAGACAGGACACCCTGGGCAGGACGCCATTGCACTTGGCAGCTTGGGCTGGGAATGCTAAGCAGATGGCGATCCTTCTGGATTTCCCTGAAG ATGTCCACGACAGAGTCCTGAACGATGGACTATCGTCAGACGTGGAGGAAGACGTAAGGAAGCTATGCGAGAAGACCAGAACCCTCGCCAACGTAAGGTGCGATCTGGGAGAGGTTAAGGCTGTACTGCCCAGCACTTGGAAGGACAACATCGATCATAACTGCAAGGATATTAAAGGATGT CTGCCTCTACTCCAAGCTGGTTGGACGCCCCTCCACGTGGCGTCGTCGTGCGCAAGATTGCACTGCACCCGTCTGCTGCTGGCAGCTGGAGCCGATCCCAACATCTGCGATGTGAAAGGAAGAACTGCCCTGGACGTGGTGGGCTCAGCTATCTACTTCGATCAAGAAGTCAATTCTcaata TTTCACAGAAGTAATACAAATGCTGCTGGAGGCTGGCGCGCAGTTCAACACGATGAAGGTCAAAGGGCTCAATAATGTGGACTCCCCCCTCCACACAGCCATAGCCCTGGAGAACTTGGACGCTGTCAATGAGCTGCTGAATGCTGGTGCTTCTAATGCCTGCTTAAACGCAGCTGGACAGACGCCGTTACATGTCTGCATTGTGAAGCAGTTCGAGGAGTGTCTTCAG GTTCTAGCAAACTATGGGAACAACGACATAGACCCGTTGTGCGCATCAGTCGACGTGAAGGACCGTGACGGCCACACTGTGCTGCAGGCGGCGGTTGAGGCGGCGTGGGTGCCTGGTGTGTGCGTGGCTTTAGAGGCTGGGGCTGATGTCACTTTGAAG GCAAATGATGGCGAAACACCAATCCACTCAGCAGCCGCTCTCGGAAACCTAGATGTACTCAATGAAATCCTCAGCATTGCTAAACAGAAAGACGCTCTCAACTATCAGAACGAAGAAGGAGAAACAGCATTATTCAAAGCTGTTAAACATGGTCACAAAGACTGTGTTGAAGCTATACTTAATGAAGGAGCATCTCTTAAAATTACTCTACCAGGAGACGTTAATGTTTTACATGTAGCTGCCGAAGCTGGCTATACAGAAATTTTAAAGTTCTTAATAGAATACGATGAAGAAATAACATACGAAATGATAAATGCTTTAACAGCCGGTGATAGAAGAGGATTTGGTCCAATACATTTTGCTGTTTCAGAAGATAATATTGAGTGTGTTAAATTGTTACTTTCTAAAAGAGCCGACGTTAGGTTGAGGACGACGTGTAGTCCACATAAGTCGTCAACACCTTTACACGTAGCAGCCGTGAAAAATTTGGTCGAAATTGCTaaagtgattttaaattttgataaaactacAATTTACGAAGTTAATAGTATGGGTTGGTTTCCTTTGCATACTGCTAGTCATCATGGAAGTAGGGATATAATTACACTTTTGTTACGTGAAGGAGCAGACTTATCCGGGTACACTGATGGCCCTAAGAAGTTTAAAAGAACAGCAATGGATATGATTGTCAACAACTTGTCCAAACCTGCAGAATTTATGGAAGATGTCTTCGATTCATACATATCGACAAATAATTTGAATCTTCAAGAGCCTAATTGTGAAATCACAATAGATTATAGAATACTTATGCCTAGTGTTTGTGAAATGGAACAAATGAAAGTAATAGAGGCTCTGCTGAAGACAGGCAATAGATATGGCCAGAAGAGATTGTTAGTTCATCCATTAGTGGAAAGTTTCCTATATTTGAAGTGGAAGGCGTTGCTGCCATTTTTCTACACGATAATAGCTGTCTATGCATTCTTCGTGATGTCGTTGACTGTTTTTGTGGTGTCTGTGTTCTTTTATAGGGACACGAGGGATGTAGCACCAGTGTGGTTGAATCCTAGTGTGTGGGGCTACGTCATGTATGGTTCGATCTGCCTGATTCTAATACAG GAAATGTTGTATATGAACGTGAAGTCTAGTAGATACTTCCTCCAACTGGAAACCTGGGTGAAGTTCGGATCCCTAGGTCTGGCAATGATCTTGCCGCTGGCCATCTTCATAGTGACAGCGTGGTCTGACGACGAATGGCCGAGGCATGTGGCAACCCTGGCGCTGTTGTTGTCCTGGCTGGAGATGATGTTTCTGCTGTCCAGGTTTCCCAATTGGGGATACTATGTACTGATGTTTGGGAAGGTTGCCTCAAACGTCGTCAAG ATCCTGCTGACATTTGCTTTCCTGGTGATCGGATTCTCTCTCAGTTTCATGATCCAATTCCACTCTCAGATGCCGTTTGAGAGCCCCTGGGCGGCCATGGTGAAGACAGTCGTCATGATGACGTCAGAATTCGACTATGAAGCTCTTTTCGACGAAGAACATTCTGCCAATCTAGCCACATCACTCGTCATTGTCAGagtgatatttttaatctttctAATTCTCGCTGCTAtagttttaatgaatttaatgGTTGGTGTTGCAGTTAATGATATCAATGATTTGGAAGTTCTAGGAAATATCAGAAGACTAGCAAAGCAAGTGGAATTCTTAAGTACTTTAGACACACTCGTCTACAACAGGGTCTTCAAGAAACTATTGCCAACAAAAGTGAATAACAGTATAAAAACGAAAAGGAATGTTAGGTGTGTATTGACGCTGAATCCTGGCAAACCAAAATGGAggcattacaaaattatgccGTCAAGAATACGTGACGCGATCTTCGAAAAGGCAATGAGGCAGAAGAAACAGAAAGACGATGAGATGGgtatacaagattttaaatgTAAGATTGAAGAGATATACAATGCAATTGTTATGGATacagaaaaaagaaaagagatAGAAGATAGAATAAGAGAAGGACCAGCTTTGAATAGAACGAGACATGAAGATATAATGAGACATCTGaatgatatagatgacgaaatgACAGAGATGAAAGATAAGATGACCACTTACGCAGAAAGCACAAAATCGCCTATAGATGAATTGAATGTGAAAATGGATCAGATGTCTTTGGAAATAGAAGCGATCaagcagtttttgagtagGTTAGAAACTAAAATAGGAaggttataa
- the LOC128679695 gene encoding transient receptor potential channel pyrexia-like isoform X2 has protein sequence MCTQGILSSLFPKDVEQGVPEEKESQEPLLGTIYESGRPPRKPPTNLPHFDTWTFNRHHPSNPNMDSTPSSAPSTVNNTPLTESADNLPKKWRRSDRRLRRLNTELLEAIETHDVEEVERLLKAGANPNATCRLDLVSACHIAALNVNETLALLLKFGAEKYRQDTLGRTPLHLAAWAGNAKQMAILLDFPEDVHDRVLNDGLSSDVEEDVRKLCEKTRTLANVRCDLGEVKAVLPSTWKDNIDHNCKDIKGCLPLLQAGWTPLHVASSCARLHCTRLLLAAGADPNICDVKGRTALDVVGSAIYFDQEVNSQYFTEVIQMLLEAGAQFNTMKVKGLNNVDSPLHTAIALENLDAVNELLNAGASNACLNAAGQTPLHVCIVKQFEECLQVLANYGNNDIDPLCASVDVKDRDGHTVLQAAVEAAWVPGVCVALEAGADVTLKANDGETPIHSAAALGNLDVLNEILSIAKQKDALNYQNEEGETALFKAVKHGHKDCVEAILNEGASLKITLPGDVNVLHVAAEAGYTEILKFLIEYDEEITYEMINALTAGDRRGFGPIHFAVSEDNIECVKLLLSKRADVRLRTTCSPHKSSTPLHVAAVKNLVEIAKVILNFDKTTIYEVNSMGWFPLHTASHHGSRDIITLLLREGADLSGYTDGPKKFKRTAMDMIVNNLSKPAEFMEDVFDSYISTNNLNLQEPNCEITIDYRILMPSVCEMEQMKVIEALLKTGNRYGQKRLLVHPLVESFLYLKWKALLPFFYTIIAVYAFFVMSLTVFVVSVFFYRDTRDVAPVWLNPSVWGYVMYGSICLILIQEMLYMNVKSSRYFLQLETWVKFGSLGLAMILPLAIFIVTAWSDDEWPRHVATLALLLSWLEMMFLLSRFPNWGYYVLMFGKVASNVVKILLTFAFLVIGFSLSFMIQFHSQMPFESPWAAMVKTVVMMTSEFDYEALFDEEHSANLATSLVIVRVIFLIFLILAAIVLMNLMVGVAVNDINDLEVLGNIRRLAKQVEFLSTLDTLVYNRVFKKLLPTKVNNSIKTKRNVRCVLTLNPGKPKWRHYKIMPSRIRDAIFEKAMRQKKQKDDEMGIQDFKCKIEEIYNAIVMDTEKRKEIEDRIREGPALNRTRHEDIMRHLNDIDDEMTEMKDKMTTYAESTKSPIDELNVKMDQMSLEIEAIKQFLSRLETKIGRL, from the exons atgTGCACGCAAGGAATTTTATCTTCATTATTTCCAAAAG ATGTGGAACAAGGGGTCCCAGAGGAGAAGGAGAGCCAGGAACCACTCCTCGGGACCATCTACGAGAGCGGGCGACCCCCCCGGAAACCTCCTACCAACTTGCCCCATTTCGACACGTG GACCTTCAACCGCCACCATCCATCAAACCCCAACATGGACTCCACTCCATCATCAGCGCCATCGACCGTCAACAACACACCGCTGACGGAGAGCGCGGACAACTTGCCCAAGAAATGGAGACGAAGTGATAGGAGATTGAGGAGGCTGAACACTGAGCTGCTTGAGGCTATTGAGACTCATGATGTTGAGGAGGTTGAAAG ACTTCTCAAAGCAGGCGCGAACCCAAACGCCACCTGCCGCCTTGACCTGGTGTCAGCGTGCCACATAGCTGCCCTGAACGTGAACGAAACACTAGCCTTGCTCCTCAAGTTTGGCGCCGAGAAATATAGACAGGACACCCTGGGCAGGACGCCATTGCACTTGGCAGCTTGGGCTGGGAATGCTAAGCAGATGGCGATCCTTCTGGATTTCCCTGAAG ATGTCCACGACAGAGTCCTGAACGATGGACTATCGTCAGACGTGGAGGAAGACGTAAGGAAGCTATGCGAGAAGACCAGAACCCTCGCCAACGTAAGGTGCGATCTGGGAGAGGTTAAGGCTGTACTGCCCAGCACTTGGAAGGACAACATCGATCATAACTGCAAGGATATTAAAGGATGT CTGCCTCTACTCCAAGCTGGTTGGACGCCCCTCCACGTGGCGTCGTCGTGCGCAAGATTGCACTGCACCCGTCTGCTGCTGGCAGCTGGAGCCGATCCCAACATCTGCGATGTGAAAGGAAGAACTGCCCTGGACGTGGTGGGCTCAGCTATCTACTTCGATCAAGAAGTCAATTCTcaata TTTCACAGAAGTAATACAAATGCTGCTGGAGGCTGGCGCGCAGTTCAACACGATGAAGGTCAAAGGGCTCAATAATGTGGACTCCCCCCTCCACACAGCCATAGCCCTGGAGAACTTGGACGCTGTCAATGAGCTGCTGAATGCTGGTGCTTCTAATGCCTGCTTAAACGCAGCTGGACAGACGCCGTTACATGTCTGCATTGTGAAGCAGTTCGAGGAGTGTCTTCAG GTTCTAGCAAACTATGGGAACAACGACATAGACCCGTTGTGCGCATCAGTCGACGTGAAGGACCGTGACGGCCACACTGTGCTGCAGGCGGCGGTTGAGGCGGCGTGGGTGCCTGGTGTGTGCGTGGCTTTAGAGGCTGGGGCTGATGTCACTTTGAAG GCAAATGATGGCGAAACACCAATCCACTCAGCAGCCGCTCTCGGAAACCTAGATGTACTCAATGAAATCCTCAGCATTGCTAAACAGAAAGACGCTCTCAACTATCAGAACGAAGAAGGAGAAACAGCATTATTCAAAGCTGTTAAACATGGTCACAAAGACTGTGTTGAAGCTATACTTAATGAAGGAGCATCTCTTAAAATTACTCTACCAGGAGACGTTAATGTTTTACATGTAGCTGCCGAAGCTGGCTATACAGAAATTTTAAAGTTCTTAATAGAATACGATGAAGAAATAACATACGAAATGATAAATGCTTTAACAGCCGGTGATAGAAGAGGATTTGGTCCAATACATTTTGCTGTTTCAGAAGATAATATTGAGTGTGTTAAATTGTTACTTTCTAAAAGAGCCGACGTTAGGTTGAGGACGACGTGTAGTCCACATAAGTCGTCAACACCTTTACACGTAGCAGCCGTGAAAAATTTGGTCGAAATTGCTaaagtgattttaaattttgataaaactacAATTTACGAAGTTAATAGTATGGGTTGGTTTCCTTTGCATACTGCTAGTCATCATGGAAGTAGGGATATAATTACACTTTTGTTACGTGAAGGAGCAGACTTATCCGGGTACACTGATGGCCCTAAGAAGTTTAAAAGAACAGCAATGGATATGATTGTCAACAACTTGTCCAAACCTGCAGAATTTATGGAAGATGTCTTCGATTCATACATATCGACAAATAATTTGAATCTTCAAGAGCCTAATTGTGAAATCACAATAGATTATAGAATACTTATGCCTAGTGTTTGTGAAATGGAACAAATGAAAGTAATAGAGGCTCTGCTGAAGACAGGCAATAGATATGGCCAGAAGAGATTGTTAGTTCATCCATTAGTGGAAAGTTTCCTATATTTGAAGTGGAAGGCGTTGCTGCCATTTTTCTACACGATAATAGCTGTCTATGCATTCTTCGTGATGTCGTTGACTGTTTTTGTGGTGTCTGTGTTCTTTTATAGGGACACGAGGGATGTAGCACCAGTGTGGTTGAATCCTAGTGTGTGGGGCTACGTCATGTATGGTTCGATCTGCCTGATTCTAATACAG GAAATGTTGTATATGAACGTGAAGTCTAGTAGATACTTCCTCCAACTGGAAACCTGGGTGAAGTTCGGATCCCTAGGTCTGGCAATGATCTTGCCGCTGGCCATCTTCATAGTGACAGCGTGGTCTGACGACGAATGGCCGAGGCATGTGGCAACCCTGGCGCTGTTGTTGTCCTGGCTGGAGATGATGTTTCTGCTGTCCAGGTTTCCCAATTGGGGATACTATGTACTGATGTTTGGGAAGGTTGCCTCAAACGTCGTCAAG ATCCTGCTGACATTTGCTTTCCTGGTGATCGGATTCTCTCTCAGTTTCATGATCCAATTCCACTCTCAGATGCCGTTTGAGAGCCCCTGGGCGGCCATGGTGAAGACAGTCGTCATGATGACGTCAGAATTCGACTATGAAGCTCTTTTCGACGAAGAACATTCTGCCAATCTAGCCACATCACTCGTCATTGTCAGagtgatatttttaatctttctAATTCTCGCTGCTAtagttttaatgaatttaatgGTTGGTGTTGCAGTTAATGATATCAATGATTTGGAAGTTCTAGGAAATATCAGAAGACTAGCAAAGCAAGTGGAATTCTTAAGTACTTTAGACACACTCGTCTACAACAGGGTCTTCAAGAAACTATTGCCAACAAAAGTGAATAACAGTATAAAAACGAAAAGGAATGTTAGGTGTGTATTGACGCTGAATCCTGGCAAACCAAAATGGAggcattacaaaattatgccGTCAAGAATACGTGACGCGATCTTCGAAAAGGCAATGAGGCAGAAGAAACAGAAAGACGATGAGATGGgtatacaagattttaaatgTAAGATTGAAGAGATATACAATGCAATTGTTATGGATacagaaaaaagaaaagagatAGAAGATAGAATAAGAGAAGGACCAGCTTTGAATAGAACGAGACATGAAGATATAATGAGACATCTGaatgatatagatgacgaaatgACAGAGATGAAAGATAAGATGACCACTTACGCAGAAAGCACAAAATCGCCTATAGATGAATTGAATGTGAAAATGGATCAGATGTCTTTGGAAATAGAAGCGATCaagcagtttttgagtagGTTAGAAACTAAAATAGGAaggttataa